From the genome of Pseudomonas bubulae:
AAGGTCGACATTGACTGGCCGACTTACGCCGGTAAAAAACGCCACCTGCCCTGGTACTTGCTGGCAGCCAAGTGCCTGGCACAGCACGGTGTACGCATTTTCATGCATGGCGGCGGCGCCCATACCGCGGGCCGAATGTACAGCGAGCAGCTTCTCGACGCGCTGGCCATTCCACTGTGTCGCAACTGGCAAAGTGTCAACGAGGCCCTGGATGCGGGGAATCCGGCCTTTATGCCGCTGCAGGACTGGGCGCCACAATTGCAACGCATGATCGATCTGCGCAACACCCTCGGGCTGCGCTCGCCGATTCATTCATTGGCTCGCATACTCAACCCGCTGGGTGCGCGCTGCGGCCTGCAAAGCATCTTCCATCCGGGCTATCAAAGCGTGCATCGCGAAGCCAGCGGTTTGCTGGGTGACACCAGTATTGTGGTCAAGGGTGATGGCGGCGAAGTCGAAATCAACCCCGATAGCGCAAGCCATCTTTACGGCACTACAGCTGGTGTTGACTGGGATGAAGAATGGCCAGCACTGTCTTCACAGCGCCATGTCAAACCAGCGTCACTAGACCCTGAACACCTCAAGGCATTGTGGCGTGGAGAAGTCCAGGACAGCTACCCGCAACTGGCCTTGCTGTCGACCATGGCCCTGGCATTGCGCGGTCTGGGCACACCCCGGGCGCAAGCTTTTGAACTGGCTCAGCATTACTGGGACAACCGCAACAAGGCGATTTAAGCCCAAGGCCAACCACCTCAACACGCTTGTTTACGAGAGCCCAAGATGCTTATCCCCTACGACCAGCTTGAACCCGACACCCTCACCCGCCTGATCGAGGACTTTGTGAGTCGCGACGGCACGGACAACGGCGATGACACTCCCCAGGAAACCCGTGTACTGCGGGTTCGACATGCATTGAGCAAAGGCCAGGCAGTAATTTTCTTCGATCTGGAAAGCCAGCAATGCCAACTGATGCCCAGGCACGCGGTACCGAAGGAATTTTTTGATTAAACCTTGGCCGAAGATCCGGTTGCCTGCTGCCCGACGGGCTGGTTTTTTATCCGCTCATAAATTTCCGAGCGATGCACGCTGATATGCCTGGGAGCTTCAATCCCCAGGCGCACGTTGTTGCCGTTAACGGCGATGACAAACAGCGTTATATCTTCCCCGATTGAAAAATGCTCTCCGACGGTTCGACTCAGTATCTGCATGGCTCTCATCCTCAAGGGTGGGGAGCCACAAAGACTGCACGGCATAAAAACCGGCTTCAATACTTACAAGTTAATTCAGTTACAACCTACTGCATACAAGGCTTATTCCTACGTACTCCCTACGGAATTTTCCCTTTACGAGGGGGTAAAACGCGGTCCCAGCAAGATGATGGTCGCGCCAATCACGCACAGTCCTACCCCGAGCCAATCTGAGCCCAGTGGCCGGATACGTTCCACTACTGCCAGCCAGGCAATGGATGTCACGATGTAAATCCCGCCATAGGCCGCATAGGCCCGCCCGGCATAGGCTGCCTCAACCTTGGTCAGCAGCAGGGCAAACAGCACCAGGCTCAGAATAGCGGGCAAAGCCCACCAGGCACTTTTGCCCTGACGAAGCCACATCCAGAACCCGTAGCAGCCTGCAATTTCAAACAGAGCAGCCAAAAAAAACCAAACGTAATTGAGCATGTGCAGTGTTTCCAGGTGGGCAGCGCGCCACCCTACCTGCGCACCTGCCACCGATCAAGGCAGAACTGTTTTTGAGTACGGCATGAAAAAAGTTGAATTATTCATCGAGCTGGAGAGTCGGATTTTATAAGCACTGCCCATCCTTGTTCCTGAAGCGGCGCCCCGTAAAACTGAACGTTGGCGGAACACCACAAAAAGGAAATGCTCATGACCACAATTCTTCTGATCGTCCTGATTTTGCTGTTAATCGGCGGATTACCTGTGTTTCCGCACTCCAAAAGCTGGGGCTATGGCCCCTCAGGGATTATCGGTACCGTACTGGTTGTACTGTTGATATTACTGTTGCTCGGCAAGATTTGACCCAATAAAAAAGAGGCCCTGAGGCCTCTTTTTTATTTAACTGGCTGATTATTTCGGATCAGCCACACCTGCGGTGTTGTCCAGCAGGCTCTTGGTCGCGGTCTGCAGGAAGGATTCGAGCTTTTTCTTCAGCTCGGTCGCTTCAGGCGAGTCAGTGACCACTGTCGCTTCAGGGTTGGCACCCAATTTGTACTGCCAAACCTTGGCCGGCATGTCTTTAGGCTGCACCAGCAAGTGGTCGTCACTGATGATCGCCACGGTCTGGTCACTGCCAGACGGCTTGATCACACCACTGCCTTTGTCACCCTCAGGCAGAGTCAGCAGGTCACGGCCCCAGCATTGCTGACGGAACTCACCACCCAGACGCCCCATGATGGTTGGCACGATGTCGACCTGAGTGCCCACGATATCAGTGCGTGTACCAAACTTCTCCTGGATACCAGGGCCGATCAGCAGCAACGGCACGTTGAAACGCCCCAGGTCCATCTCGGAAATCTGCTGCTCGTTACCGAAACCGTGGTCGCCCACGATCACAAACAGGGTTTCCTTGAAGTAGGGTTCTTTGCGCGCTTTTTCGAAGAACTGCCCCAGCGCCCAGTCGGAATAACGCATCGCCGTCAAATGCTCGTTGAGCGAACCGCGATCGGTTACCGGCTCGACCGGCAATGGCGTAGGCAAGGCATACGGCGTGTGGTTGGACAGGGTTTGCAGCAGCGCATAGAAAGGTTCTTTGCCTTCACGCTTTTTCAGCTCTTCCAGGCCGCGGTTGAACATGTCCTGGTCGGACACACCCCAGGTAGGATCAGAGAACACCGGGTCAACGAAATCGTTACGACCTACAAAAGTGGTCATGCCCTGGTTACTGAAGAAACCAGACTGGTTGTCCCAGGCAAAGTCGCCGTTGTAGACATACACGTCATCGAACTTGCGAGCGCTGAGCAGTTCCGGCAAGCCGGACAGCTTGTGGCTGCCTTCCGGGGTCTGCATCAGGTATTCAAAACCCGGCAGGTTCGGGAAGCACGCCATGGTGGCGAACATGCCCTGGTGGGTATGGGTGCCATTGGAGAAGAAGCGCTCGAACAGCAAGCCTTGCTTGGACAGCTCATCGAAGTACGGGGTGATATTGCCCGGACGACCCAGCGCACCCACCGAGTGACCGGCGAAGCTTTCCATCAGGATTACGACGACGTTCTTGATAGGCAGGGTTTTTTCCGCAGGCGGCGTGGTATCGCGACGCACAGGAGCGGTATCAGGATCAACCAGCTTGTCATTTTCAGTCAGCAGCATGTCGCGCACGGTCTGCGTCGCTACGGGCTGCTCAAGGGTAGCCTTCCAGATATTGGTGCGATCGTCACCGAAGCGACTTTTCGCAGCGGCAATCAATGACAGAGAGCCGTTGAGCCCCAACTGATTGGCGAAGTTGGAGTCGGTTGTGTAGGCATCACCCCAACGCAGCGGAGGACCCTGACGCAATGTGCCACGGGCCAGGACCACACACACCAGCAGCAGCACGACAAATACCGCTGCACGGCCGTAGCAGGGCGCCACCGCACGCGAAGTGCCAGCAGCCGCGCGGGTAGCGCTGGAACGGGTCACGCGGTCGGCGCCGCGGAAGGCAAAGTACAAAATGACAGTGCCGACAGCCCAGGACAGCAGGTAACGCACCACCGGGAAGCCATACCAAAGCATGCTCATCACGGTTTTCGGGTCTTCCTTCACATACTGGAAAACCAGACCGTTAAGACGCTGATGGAACTCACGGTAGAAGTCCATCTCCATCAGGCCCAAAAACAGCGCCAGGCTGGATGCTGCAGTCAGCCAGAAACGCAGCACACCGCGCATGGCCATGGCCTTGACACTGAGCACCGCCAGCAGCAGCGGAATACTGAAGTACACGACAATCCGCGCGTCAAAGCGCAGACCGTTGCCGAAGGCTTCAAGGAACGTCGATGCCGGGGTGTCGAGGATCATTTCCCGGTTGTAAACCAGCAATGCCACCCGCAACAGGGTGAACATCACCATCATGATCAAGGCACAGAGCAGCGTAAACGCCAGATGCGATTTGACGGTCGGTTGCAACACACGCGTGGCCGCGTGCTGTTGGCTTGGGGCGTCCGGGTTTGCCATGTCGTTTTAGGACCCATTGGTTCAAGTTGAAGTGGCTTTATCACCGGTGGCTTGCCACGGGTGCATCGCTCTTTAATTACACAGATTTTGACCCGAGACCCACCAGAAACGCCTGAACTGAGGCGTTTACGAGTAGACAGGCAAAATTTTGCGTGCGAATTGTCTTAAAGGTACCGTGAAAATTTCGTGCAGAGCACATCTTGAAACATAAGAAAGGGCGCTCATTCCCTGTGGGAGCGGGCTTGTTAGCGATTGGAGCAACGCGGTCCAACTTTAAACCGCGTCGCCTGCATCGCGGGTAAGCCCGCTCCCACAGTTCTACAACTGACGCCCTGCCTTGCTACTGCACAGCCTCAGTCGTTGCTTGGCTTGTTGATAGCCTGCAAAACATATTGCGGCAAGGCGAAAGCACCGATATGAACTTCCGGATTGTAGTAGCGGGTCACGATACCGCTACCGGCAAAACGTTGACGCAGGGTCTCAAGCGGCAACTTGCGATAGCTCGCATCAGTCGAACCCCAGGCGAAGGTCATGGAGCCGCCGATATAGGTAGGCACGGCAGCCTGGTAGAAATGCCAGTCAGCAAACAGGCTGCGCATGCGCCCGGCGGTGGTCTGCACTTCCTGCAACTGCATAAATGGCGTGCCGTTCTGGGTGACCAGTACACCCCCTTCATTCAGGCAGCGATGGCAAGCCTGGTAGAAGTTCTCGGAGAACAGCACTTCGCCCGGCCCGATCGGGTCGGTGGAATCCGAGATGATCACGTCGAATTTTTCTTCGGTAGTGGCGACAAAACGCATGCCGTCGTCGATCACCAGATTCAGGCGTGGATCGTCGTACGCACCCTTGGAGTGGTTGGGCAGGAACTCTTTGCACATGTCCACCACGGTGCCGTCGATCTCGACCATGGTGATGTGCTCAATGCCAATGTGCTTGGAGACTTCGCG
Proteins encoded in this window:
- the speE gene encoding polyamine aminopropyltransferase — translated: MAESLDNHYLETLYEGYGQRFRMDKLLHEVRTDHQHLVIFENPVMGRVMALDGVIQTTEADEFIYHEMLTHVPILAHGAVKRVLIIGGGDGGMLREVSKHIGIEHITMVEIDGTVVDMCKEFLPNHSKGAYDDPRLNLVIDDGMRFVATTEEKFDVIISDSTDPIGPGEVLFSENFYQACHRCLNEGGVLVTQNGTPFMQLQEVQTTAGRMRSLFADWHFYQAAVPTYIGGSMTFAWGSTDASYRKLPLETLRQRFAGSGIVTRYYNPEVHIGAFALPQYVLQAINKPSND
- the csrA gene encoding carbon storage regulator CsrA, which codes for MQILSRTVGEHFSIGEDITLFVIAVNGNNVRLGIEAPRHISVHRSEIYERIKNQPVGQQATGSSAKV
- a CDS encoding DUF3309 family protein, encoding MLMTTILLIVLILLLIGGLPVFPHSKSWGYGPSGIIGTVLVVLLILLLLGKI
- a CDS encoding glycosyl transferase family protein — encoded protein: MNTPAALTLETPAEHPFAQFVRILGKGKRGARNLTREEAREAMGMLLDDKAEDTQLGAFLMLLRHKEESAEEMAGFTEAVRERLTPPAIKVDIDWPTYAGKKRHLPWYLLAAKCLAQHGVRIFMHGGGAHTAGRMYSEQLLDALAIPLCRNWQSVNEALDAGNPAFMPLQDWAPQLQRMIDLRNTLGLRSPIHSLARILNPLGARCGLQSIFHPGYQSVHREASGLLGDTSIVVKGDGGEVEINPDSASHLYGTTAGVDWDEEWPALSSQRHVKPASLDPEHLKALWRGEVQDSYPQLALLSTMALALRGLGTPRAQAFELAQHYWDNRNKAI
- a CDS encoding YnfA family protein is translated as MLNYVWFFLAALFEIAGCYGFWMWLRQGKSAWWALPAILSLVLFALLLTKVEAAYAGRAYAAYGGIYIVTSIAWLAVVERIRPLGSDWLGVGLCVIGATIILLGPRFTPS
- a CDS encoding YheU family protein, with protein sequence MLIPYDQLEPDTLTRLIEDFVSRDGTDNGDDTPQETRVLRVRHALSKGQAVIFFDLESQQCQLMPRHAVPKEFFD
- a CDS encoding LTA synthase family protein, coding for MANPDAPSQQHAATRVLQPTVKSHLAFTLLCALIMMVMFTLLRVALLVYNREMILDTPASTFLEAFGNGLRFDARIVVYFSIPLLLAVLSVKAMAMRGVLRFWLTAASSLALFLGLMEMDFYREFHQRLNGLVFQYVKEDPKTVMSMLWYGFPVVRYLLSWAVGTVILYFAFRGADRVTRSSATRAAAGTSRAVAPCYGRAAVFVVLLLVCVVLARGTLRQGPPLRWGDAYTTDSNFANQLGLNGSLSLIAAAKSRFGDDRTNIWKATLEQPVATQTVRDMLLTENDKLVDPDTAPVRRDTTPPAEKTLPIKNVVVILMESFAGHSVGALGRPGNITPYFDELSKQGLLFERFFSNGTHTHQGMFATMACFPNLPGFEYLMQTPEGSHKLSGLPELLSARKFDDVYVYNGDFAWDNQSGFFSNQGMTTFVGRNDFVDPVFSDPTWGVSDQDMFNRGLEELKKREGKEPFYALLQTLSNHTPYALPTPLPVEPVTDRGSLNEHLTAMRYSDWALGQFFEKARKEPYFKETLFVIVGDHGFGNEQQISEMDLGRFNVPLLLIGPGIQEKFGTRTDIVGTQVDIVPTIMGRLGGEFRQQCWGRDLLTLPEGDKGSGVIKPSGSDQTVAIISDDHLLVQPKDMPAKVWQYKLGANPEATVVTDSPEATELKKKLESFLQTATKSLLDNTAGVADPK